The Henckelia pumila isolate YLH828 unplaced genomic scaffold, ASM3356847v2 CTG_461:::fragment_3, whole genome shotgun sequence genome window below encodes:
- the LOC140872129 gene encoding uncharacterized protein isoform X1: MATAAIPVLHLQPPFRKFSSTFGSNISPNPRNIPSFPHCKTFKFKSLKMVPFAVTESSDSPKSLDSDPQILLQELADCFVLPSDYLSKLPQDLRLDRFLSHGKSDYFYMQILKLNDAAFDLSNGPVKNECGEQMGQTLLDISRAWERAETSTSAKLVSELPLLVGSLTGFNKSALGKRLVSAGRRFQSMGQYGQGELQKIAKVMINAGKLLSASPVADVGNEKPKQESRMLKFGELQVELTPEKAYIGAGIGFVFGILSWQLGQGIQSTPESSLEYANDNALLLAKSLRGTLLAIFYSSAVLSAVATAGLILLGGQLNSKEK, translated from the exons ATGGCGACAGCGGCGATTCCCGTTCTTCATCTTCAGCCTCCCTTCCGCAAATTCTCTTCCACATTTGGGTCCAACATTTCGCCAAATCCCCGCAATATCCCCTCTTTCCCTCATTGCAAAACCTTCAAGTTCAAATCCCTGAAAATGGTTCCGTTTGCTGTTACAGAATCGTCTGATTCCCCCAAGTCCCTGGACTCCGACCCGCAAATTCTCCTTCAGGAACTCGCA GATTGTTTTGTTCTCCCTTCGGATTACTTATCGAAGCTACCGCAGGATCTTCGCCTTGAT AGATTCTTATCACATGGAAAGTCTGACTATTTCTATATGCAAAtcttgaagctgaatgatgCAGCCTTTGATCTTTCGAACGGTCCTGTTAAAAATGAG TGTGGTGAACAGATGGGACAGACTTTGTTAGATATAAGTCGAGCATGGGAACGTGCAGAAACTTCTACTTCAGCAAAACTAGTGAGCGAGCTCCCTTTGTTAGTGGGCTCCCTTACTGGCTTTAATAAATCAG CGCTTGGAAAGCGCTTAGTGTCTGCTGGAAGGAGGTTCCAGTCGATGGGTCAATATGGTCAGGGTGAACTTCAAAAG ATCGCCAAAGTGATGATTAATGCAGGAAAGCTATTGTCTGCAAGTCCTGTAGCCGATGTAGGCAATGAAAAGCCTAAACAGGAATCGAGGATGCTGAAG TTTGGCGAGCTTCAGGTTGAACTTACTCCAGAAAAGGCATATATTGGAGCTGGCATTGGCTTTGTTTTTGG AATTCTTTCATGGCAACTAGGTCAAGGCATCCAAAGCACACCAGAGAGCTCCTTAGAGTATGCTAATGACAATGCTTTGCTTCTGGCTAAG TCGCTGCGTGGAACTTTACTCGCAATTTTCTATTCTTCGGCGGTGTTGTCCGCTGTTGCAACGGCAGGACTTATCCTACTTGGTGGACAATTGAACTCGAAAGAAAAATGA
- the LOC140872129 gene encoding uncharacterized protein isoform X2, translating into MATAAIPVLHLQPPFRKFSSTFGSNISPNPRNIPSFPHCKTFKFKSLKMVPFAVTESSDSPKSLDSDPQILLQELADCFVLPSDYLSKLPQDLRLDLNDAAFDLSNGPVKNECGEQMGQTLLDISRAWERAETSTSAKLVSELPLLVGSLTGFNKSALGKRLVSAGRRFQSMGQYGQGELQKIAKVMINAGKLLSASPVADVGNEKPKQESRMLKFGELQVELTPEKAYIGAGIGFVFGILSWQLGQGIQSTPESSLEYANDNALLLAKSLRGTLLAIFYSSAVLSAVATAGLILLGGQLNSKEK; encoded by the exons ATGGCGACAGCGGCGATTCCCGTTCTTCATCTTCAGCCTCCCTTCCGCAAATTCTCTTCCACATTTGGGTCCAACATTTCGCCAAATCCCCGCAATATCCCCTCTTTCCCTCATTGCAAAACCTTCAAGTTCAAATCCCTGAAAATGGTTCCGTTTGCTGTTACAGAATCGTCTGATTCCCCCAAGTCCCTGGACTCCGACCCGCAAATTCTCCTTCAGGAACTCGCA GATTGTTTTGTTCTCCCTTCGGATTACTTATCGAAGCTACCGCAGGATCTTCGCCTTGAT ctgaatgatgCAGCCTTTGATCTTTCGAACGGTCCTGTTAAAAATGAG TGTGGTGAACAGATGGGACAGACTTTGTTAGATATAAGTCGAGCATGGGAACGTGCAGAAACTTCTACTTCAGCAAAACTAGTGAGCGAGCTCCCTTTGTTAGTGGGCTCCCTTACTGGCTTTAATAAATCAG CGCTTGGAAAGCGCTTAGTGTCTGCTGGAAGGAGGTTCCAGTCGATGGGTCAATATGGTCAGGGTGAACTTCAAAAG ATCGCCAAAGTGATGATTAATGCAGGAAAGCTATTGTCTGCAAGTCCTGTAGCCGATGTAGGCAATGAAAAGCCTAAACAGGAATCGAGGATGCTGAAG TTTGGCGAGCTTCAGGTTGAACTTACTCCAGAAAAGGCATATATTGGAGCTGGCATTGGCTTTGTTTTTGG AATTCTTTCATGGCAACTAGGTCAAGGCATCCAAAGCACACCAGAGAGCTCCTTAGAGTATGCTAATGACAATGCTTTGCTTCTGGCTAAG TCGCTGCGTGGAACTTTACTCGCAATTTTCTATTCTTCGGCGGTGTTGTCCGCTGTTGCAACGGCAGGACTTATCCTACTTGGTGGACAATTGAACTCGAAAGAAAAATGA
- the LOC140871701 gene encoding protein neprosin-like, with amino-acid sequence MGSVVVVRKGRFSCPSHSSGGNTILEICSVFLVFLPFFLLLFSKKTMALSTSLNYTRYKQVSTLRLARIQRHLDKINKPPLFTIQSPDGDIIDCIHKRKQPALDHPLLKMHKIQRVPPEMPKVMKTVKTDGFSGETNNSTADSFDERLMRGADWQMWHREGQRCPKGTIPVRRSTTPDVLRAKSLYDFGKKQRATGMAPFASRINSVDAPDIVSGNGHEHAIAYTTASDEVYGAKATINVWDPSIETVNEFSLSQIWVLSGSFDGSDLNSIEAGWQVSPELYGDTRPRLFTYWTSDAYQATGCYNLLCSGFVQTNSRIAIGAAISPVSSMGGDQFDITILIWKDPKLGNWWMRFGDNTLVGYWPNELFTHLADRATMVEWGGEIVNSGTHDEHTTTQMGSGQFAEDGFGKASYFRNLEIVDSDNSLSTAQDISVLAENSNCYNIVSSRNGEWGTHFYYGGPGRNPNCQ; translated from the exons ATGGGAAGCGTTGTTGTGGTGAGAAAAGGGAGGTTTTCTTGTCCGAGTCACAGTAGTGGAGGCAACACTATTCTTGAGATCTGCTCTGTTTTTCTCGTCTTTCTGCCATTTTTCCTCCTGCTTTTCTCCAAGAAAACGATGGCCCTTTCCACTTCTTTGAATTACACTAGATACAAACAAGTCAGCACCTTGAGACTTGCCAGGATTCAGAGGCATTTGGATAAGATCAACAAGCCTCCTCTTTTCACCATTCAG AGCCCGGATGGAGATATCATAGATTGTATACACAAAAGAAAGCAGCCAGCTCTGGATCATCCCCTCCTAAAGATGCACAAGATCCAG AGGGTTCCGCCAGAAATGCCAAAGGTGATGAAAACTGTGAAAACAGATGGATTTAGTGGAGAAACAAATAACAGTACAGCTGATAGCTTTGATGAAAGATTGATGAGAGGGGCTGATTGGCAAATGTGGCACCGAGAGGGGCAAAGATGCCCGAAAGGTACAATACCCGTAAGGCGGAGTACAACGCCTGATGTGCTGAGGGCTAAATCTTTGTATGATTTTGGTAAGAAGCAGAGGGCCACCGGAATGGCGCCGTTTGCTAGCCGTATCAACTCGGTCGATGCGCCGGACATTGTCAGCGGCAATGGCCATGAG CACGCCATAGCCTATACGACGGCGTCTGACGAGGTGTATGGAGCGAAGGCTACTATAAACGTGTGGGACCCATCCATCGAGACGGTCAACGAGTTTAGCCTGTCTCAAATATGGGTTCTCTCCGGATCCTTTGATGGGTCGGATCTCAACAGTATAGAAGCTGGCTGGCAG GTTAGTCCTGAGCTTTATGGTGACACCAGGCCAAGACTTTTCACCTATTGGACG AGTGATGCATACCAAGCAACAGGATGCTACAATCTTCTGTGCTCCGGATTTGTGCAAACAAACAGTAGAATAGCCATAGGCGCTGCTATTTCTCCAGTGTCATCCATGGGTGGAGATCAATTTGATATCACCATTCTCATATGGAAG GATCCAAAATTAGGGAACTGGTGGATGAGATTCGGTGACAATACATTAGTTGGTTACTGGCCCAACGAGCTATTCACGCACTTAGCGGACCGGGCCACGATGGTGGAGTGGGGAGGGGAGATCGTGAACTCCGGGACCCACGACGAACACACGACGACTCAGATGGGCTCAGGCCAGTTCGCGGAGGACGGATTTGGCAAAGCTAGCTATTTTCGGAATCTCGAGATCGTGGACTCGGACAACAGCCTAAGCACGGCCCAAGATATCTCGGTTCTTGCGGAGAACTCGAATTGTTACAACATAGTGAGCTCTCGCAATGGGGAATGGGGCACTCATTTTTACTATGGTGGGCCTGGGAGGAACCCAAATTGTCAATAA